From a region of the Hypanus sabinus isolate sHypSab1 chromosome 2, sHypSab1.hap1, whole genome shotgun sequence genome:
- the LOC132388626 gene encoding ovarian cancer G-protein coupled receptor 1-like: protein MMMANQSQCNEVNCTNCTLDFTIHQGLFSAVYIIILIISLPTSLLSLFHSYLQIKQGNELGVYLCNLTISDLLHLACLPLWIQYLLNGDNWVHGEVLCRLTGLILYENIYVSIAFLCCISMDRYLAVVYPLRFYSFRTVKAALLVSVLVWSKEIGMSLFILNHNETVMDQNNHLLCFEHYPLQRWQKIVNYYRFSVGFLLPIIVLSFSYHRVLASINKSDSVQQDQKLRIKRLVLSGIVIFCVCFVPYHILLLTRTLLETDCTSVKTLFHYYHFGLLLTSLNCVADPVLYTFISESTRSFLMRLLEPVVNLFQARDTGRVDPPGCCVIPPATVSVTSRASILLTSVRTETRNEC from the coding sequence ATGATGATGGCCAACCAGTCGCAGTGTAATGAAGTCAATTGCACTAACTGTACTCTGGATTTCACCATCCACCAGGGCCTGTTTTCAGCAGTCTACATCATTATACTTATCATCAGTCTTCCCACCAGCCTCCTGTCGCTGTTCCACAGCTACCTGCAGATCAAGCAGGGCAACGAACTGGGGGTCTACCTCTGCAACTTGACCATCTCTGACCTGCTGCACCTCGCTTGCTTGCCCCTATGGATTCAGTACCTACTGAACGGAGATAACTGGGTACATGGTGAGGTTCTCTGCAGGCTCACCGGTCTCATCCTCTATGAGAACATCTACGTCAGCATCGCCTTTCTCTGCTGCATCTCCATGGATCGCTACCTCGCGGTGGTCTACCCTTTGCGGTTCTATTCTTTTCGAACTGTGAAGGCCGCCCTTCTGGTCAGTGTCCTGGTCTGGAGTAAGGAGATTGGAATGAGCCTTTTCATCCTCAACCACAATGAGACAGTGATGGATCAGAACAACCATTTGCTCTGCTTCGAGCATTATCCCCTTCAAAGATGGCAGAAGATTGTCAATTATTATCGTTTCTCAGTTGGCTTCCTTCTCCCCATTATTGTGTTGTCCTTCTCTTACCACAGGGTGTTGGCATCAATAAACAAGAGTGACAGCGTTCAACAGGATCAGAAGCTGAGGATCAAAAGGTTAGTCTTGAGCGGCATTGTGATTTTCTGCGTTTGTTTTGTTCCCTATCACATACTCCTGCTGACCCGAACTCTGCTCGAGACGGACTGCACCTCCGTGAAGACCTTGTTCCACTACTACCACTTTGGGCTGCTGCtcaccagtctgaattgtgttgcCGACCCCGTCCTCTACACCTTCATCTCCGAGAGCACGCGCAGCTTCCTGATGAGGCTCCTCGAGCCCGTGGTGAATCTCTTTCAAGCACGAGACACAGGGCGGGTCGACCCACCGGGATGCTGCGTCATTCCTCCAGCCACGGTGAGCGTTACCTCAAGGGCCAGTATTCTCTTGACATCTGTAAGAACAGAGACCCGGAATGAATGCTGA